The DNA sequence CTGGTCGCTTAGATATGAGGGTCCTTCCATGAAATTATGACTTCCTCATTTTAGAGACGGGGAGACTGCAACCTAGAAAAGTTACACTTGATTTGGGAGGCTTAGGCAGAAgggttgcaagtttgaggccagaacgGGCAatttagtgagacactgtctcaagaaacaaaaaaaagttacacATCACTTGTCCAAGGTCTGAGTTTAGGTAGGTTTTAAAAAGGGTTCCCtggctgggtggggatacatcgTCTTGGAACCAGTTGTGATAATGTTAAGGTAGGTACAGTGGTGACCTAGGAATGGGCATCTGACTCGTGGAAGAGTCATACCTACTAGCAATGCAGACTTCAGACATGCAGGAGTCATGGCAGGGAACATTTTGGAATTTTACTATTATATGTACACGGAAGAGTTATCTGTAATCTACTactcaggaagatcgaggttcaaagacaggctgggtaaatagttcaggaggccctatcttgaaaatacccaccacaaaagaacagggctggcagagtagctcaagtaagTGGCaggtggcagagctcctgcctaagcaagcatgagaccctgagttcaaaccccaatacttccaaaaaaggaggaggaggaggagaaggaggaggaggaggaggagaaggaggaggaggaggaggagttatCAGGTCCAGAGGAAACTCCAAGCTTGGTGGGGTCAGGGCAATGGAAAATGATTAAGGGCAGGAAATTGTTTTCAGTAACCTAGGCTACCAGGGACCATAATGAAGGATTGAATACATCTCAAACACAGAATGGGATCAGGAGTCAGGATAATGAGTCAGAAAGATAGGAAACCAGTGGCAGGCTAACAGATCAGACAGTCCATTGCTGGGCAAGGAATTCTTACATTTCTTTTGCCTATAATTTCTCTCTGGAGATGATCCTAAATCCTTGGGCAAGAGAATTAAACAGGGAAACCTTGAAAAATTAGAGGTGTGTAGGGGAGGAGACTACTTAGAACCAGAGCTCAACTTGGAAAGCCCAGATCTCACGAATTCCTATCACTGACAAGGAAAGCCCTTAAACCTCAGCCACCAGGGCTGGAGAACAGAGCACCAAAACACAGGCCAGAACTGGGAACAGAGGTTTCCATATCTGATTGTGACCCAAGAGGATAGACCAGAAAAACTGAAGATGGAACCCTTTCTCAGAGTTTGGAATAACCAGGCATCGGGTATCCCTACATCTCATCTCCTCCCCAGAGGGTGGTCTCTGAGCCAccctaaaaagaataaagttctcTGGGCTCAATGGGAGCCTTGAAAATGTTGGCGATGGGTGCCAAGgggaaggaatttttttaaactctaaaGCATTACTCTCCAACAGTATAGAATTTtctgtgatggaaatgttctcaaATTTGTGGTGTCCAATACAGTAGCCACTAGTCACATGtggctgtttttttattttaattttaatttttttttttttagcacgggtttgaactcagggcttcacacttgctaggcagataggcagatactcttaccacttgaaccactctgccagccctttttttgtgatggatttttcaagatagggtctggagaaataattgcccagggctggctttgaatagcgatccttctgatctctacctcctgagtagctacgattataggtggccggcttttcttttctttttttttttttttgtatcccaggctagcctcaaactctcgatcctcctgcctcagcctcccaagtgctgggactatagtcaCAGGCTGCCATGACCAgctcagaatttttaattttaattgacattGTAATAGCCACATTTGGCTAGTGACTACTGTATTGGAAATCCAGCTCTAGAGACTGGAAGATAATGAGCTTGTCTGTGGAGCTATGGAGGAAGAGCAGGGATGTAATAGTGCCAGTCCTCCTCAGACTCCTCCCAATCTGTGCCTCAGGATTGGGAATGGGGTGGATTGTCTTCAAACAAGCACAGAACACTTCTCTTGCCCCTTTATTCCTTGTCCACATTTTCCCCGTTTTTGTTCAAGGTTCTCATCACATTCTGATACCCGCACTCCTTAAGGGTCTCCCCTGAATTGCTGGGTGCCTCTTGGCGTAGGCGCCTGGGAaacagagcttcacacttgtcCCTATTCACTGTGAACTGTTTCTGGCGGGCATCAAAGACCACATGACCTGCCCGAGTGCCTTGTCCAGGGCAGTGAGGCCTCCAGTTGGTCTTGGGGGGCATAGACATCTGGCGATAGTTCTGGCAGGCTAAAAGAGCTGTATCCACAGGGTGGTATACCCAGTCTTGGCTGCCCGCCCGCCAGGAGGATGGCTGCAGCTCAATTATTACAGGTATCTCTGAGAAGGTTTGCAGGTCAGAGGAAATCATCTGGGCCTTGGAAGGGCAGAGGTTTTGATTAATTGGGACAGAAGTCCAGGATGCATGCTGCTGTACGTCCTCTTTTTGAGAAGCCATCTCATACACAAATGGCTTCATCAGGGAGGATGTTGGCTTCAGGGTGTGAAGTGGGCCTGAGACTCGGACAGAATTTGTATCTTGAACAAGGCTTGGATTCTTACGGAGGTCAGGATCTGAGATGAGGCATGAGTCCTTGTGGAGGTCAGCTTCCTGGGCAAGGCCTAGATTCTTGGGGAGGCCAGAGTCTTGGGCAAGTGCTGTGTCCTTATGAAGGTCAGGATCTAGATTAATTCCAGGGCACTTATGGAGGTTAGGGTCTTGGCTGTACTCTGGGCTCCTGTAAACTCCAACATCTTGAGTAAGATTCAATCTTTTTTCAGCTTCAGTGCCTTGGGTAAGGCCTGGACTCTTGTGGCAATCAGAAACTTGGGTAAGTCCTGGGATCTTGTAGACTCCAGAATCATGGGTAAGGCCTAGGTTCTTGTAGTCTCCTGAGTCTCGGGTGATGCCTGTGCTCTTATGGAGGCAAGAGGTTTGGACAAGCCTTGGGATGTTGTGGTTACCAGATTCCTGGGTATGTTCTGAGCTCATGTTGACTTCAGAGTCTTGGGTAAGGCATGAGTTCTGTGGTCTAGAATCTTGGGTAAGGTCTGGGCTCCTATAGACTATTGGATCTTGGACATTGTCTGTACTCTTGTAACCTCCAGAATCTTGAGGAGGGCCTGGTCTCTTTTGGTtagtttcttgggagagatcttGATTTTTGTTTACTGTAGTGTCTTGGTTTAATTCAACACTCCTATAGACTTCAGAATCTTGCATAAAGCCCAAACTCCTCTGAAAATCAGAAGATTGGGTAAATGGTATGTTCTTATGGAGATCAGCAGGTTGAGTGAGACATGGGCTTCTATAGACACCAGCATCTTGAGTAGGAACCGGACTCTGTGGGGGGCCAGTATCTTGGGTAATGACTGGATTCTCTTGAAGCCCAGAGTCTTGAGAAAGGCTCAGATTCTTGCAGAGATAAGGGTCTTGAGTGAGGCCTGGGAACTTCTGGAGGCCTAGATTTTGAGCAAGACCTGGATTATTGTGGAGGCCTGGATCTTGTATAAGGCCTGGGTCCTTGTGGAGGCCTAGATTTTGGGAAAGGCCTGGATTCCTGGGAACTCTGGAGTTTTTGGAAAGACATGGGGTCTTTTGTAGGCTGGGATCTTGGATAAAGCCTTGACTCTCAGAGCATTGGGGTTGGATCAAGGATTGGGAAATTGTGGAGAACTGGGAAGGGATAGGGAGGTcggaagggaggaaaaatggaGAAGACTTGGAAGCTGGGAGAAATGTAGGTGCTTCTGTTAAGTTGGAGGGCTTTTGATGGTTGCTGGATTGAGGAAAGACAAAGGTTCTTGGAGGAACAAGTGGCAGAGAAAGAGTGCATGGTGAAGGAAGAGTGGATGATGAGCTCTGAGCAATGTTTGGAGAATGAAAGCAAGGTTTAGAAGGAGCAGCATCTTGGGTATAGACCAGGAACTTGGGATAGACTGGAGCCTGGGCATCTGTGTTTTTCCTTGCAGAACTGCAAGGATGGAAGCTGCAATAAGGGAAGGTCTTTGGCTGGAAGAACTTGTCTTTGACATCATCTGAGATCTTCCATTCCATGTTCCCCAATTCCAGGTAGCCAAGTATAGATCTTGAAGGAGGCTCAGTGCTGTCCTTACCATGTTGCTTTGATGTCTTCTCAGATGTACCAGAACTTACTAGGCCCTGCCCCTCTTGGTGCCTGGAGAAAATATGCAGGTCGTTTCTGGAATAACTAGAGTTCTGAGTGTTATACTTATGGAAGATATTCTGCTTCACCCTGCGGGCATCATAGACCACATGGCCAGTGGAGAGGCTAGGACCAAAGGCTGCCAGGGTAGAAGGAACAGGAGTTGGGATAGGGTTAAGGGTAGTGGCAGGGACAGGAGCAGAGGGTGAAGTGGTAGTCATGGCCATAACCAGTGATGGGGCTGAGGTTGGGATGCAGACTGGGCTGGGGGCTGGAGTAGAAGCTAGGACAGGAGGAGGGACCTGCACAAAAGTTGAGGGAGGGGCTAGGGCAGAGGTTGGGGCAAAAACAACGGTGTGAGGATGAGAATGGGCTGGTGTGTCTGGGACTTGAGCTGATGTCTGCTCAGGGACTTGGTCCTGGGAGTGTGTCCTGGTCTGGGCTGAGGTGTAGACTGGGTCATGACCCTGAGAGTGGGCTGGGGGATATGCAGGGGCCTGAGCTGGAGGGTGGGTTGAAGTATGCTCAGGGTTGTATGTCTGGGAATAGCTGTGCTCAGGGCTGTGGGCTAGAACCTGGACAGGAAGAGGGACTGGGGTATGGGTTTGAGCCTGAGCTGAGGCATGAGCTGGGGTGGGGACTGGAGAATAGGCTAGGGTGGGAGCTGAGGCATGGGATGGGGTGAGGACTGGGGCAAGGGATGGGGAGGGAGTTGGGGCATGAGGTGGGGTGGGAGCTGAGGCATGGGATGAGGTGAGGACTTGGGCAAGGGATGGGGAGGGAGTTAGGGCATTGGGTGGGGTGGGAGCTGAGGCATGGGATGGGGTGAGGACTGGGGCAAGGGATGGGGAGGGAGTTGGGGCATGAGGTGGGGTGGGAGTTGAGGCCTGGGATGGGGTGAGGACTGGGGCAAGGGATGGGGAGGGAGTTGGggcatggggtggggtgggagttgAGGCCTGGGATGGGGTGAGGACTGGGGCAAGGGATGGGGAGGGAGTTGGggcatggggtggggtgggagcaaGGGCCTGTGATGGGGTGAGGACTGGGGCCAGGGATGGAGTTGGGTCATGGGTTAGGGTGGGAGCTGGGGCATGGGCTGGGGTAGGGGGTGATGCATGGGCTGGGATGGGGGCATCACTGTGGTCCAGGATAGGTGCTGGAGTAAGGACTGGGTCATGGGCTGCTGGGGGATGAGCTGAGGAGTGCTCAAGACCCTGTGCCTGGGAGTGCATATGCTCTGGAGTGTGAGTCTGGGACTTTGTGGGGGGCTTTTCAGGGATGTGGGCTGAGGAGTGGGTCTGGGCCTGGGCTCGGTCCCGGACTGGGTCATAGTCTGGGGCCTTAGTTTTGCTGTCTTGGGGTAAATAGAATGGAATCATGTCCAACTTGCTCATCTTCAAGAACTGGGCAGAAATCTCTGGCCTGGAGAGAAAGGATGTCTGGCCCTGAGGGGCCTCCCCAGCTCCCATTATCCCCTCCTTCCACAGTCCCCATGGAACCTCCATGGGAGCCCCAGCATGTCCACAATGAGGTGGCATCCAGCAGCACCTAGAAACCTTCTCATCATTTGTGTCTGGTATCCATGAGTCAAGGTGATTAGCATGTCCGAGCAGGAAGTTGGGGCGatgatggaagcgggaagagacTCTAGAGCATCGGTTCTTGGGATCCACAGTGCAGTGCATGCACACGGGCTGGCTGCCTAGACCGCTGGGCTGCTTGTCTGCAAGGAAAGGAGGGATGCGACAAGGCCTGGGTGCCTGACATGCTGAGAATGGGggtggagagagaagaaaaaggacagTCTACATTCCTTGGAGCCCATGCTGGGGCCAACTcaccttttggaaaaaaattatggaaaagaATCCGCAAGGAGCTCTTCAGATGCCTCCAGAGCTGAGGAGAATCCAGAAGTAGGGTGACCCCTGGAGAACAACCTTTTTCTGGCCACATCCCAGCAGCCCTCCCACTTCAGTCCCTTCAAGACCCTAGAGCTCAGGCcaggcacatctgtaatcccagcattcgggaggctgaggcaggaagatgtgaaggccagcctgggcaacatggcaaAATCCtgtcacacaaaacaaaaaccccaagacCCCAGAGCTCCCCCAACCCTGCTGCCCAGACCCTGCCCTAACCAGAGTCACCACGTTGATCCCCACGTTGAGCAAGATGAAGCTGCCCAAAATCAGAAGAATTGAGTCTCCTAAGTCCTGGCACTTCCTGAGGTTGGTGCCAGAGCACACTTGAGCTCCATGGTAGGCTCGCTCACCCATGGCCTGGGGTCCCAGGACTACCTGGGCCCCCTGATCCCCACATACTCACTAGGAAACATACTCctctggtgggggaggggagaaggactGAATCATAATGGGGCAGGTAGTTGGGATCACAATGAGGGAGGTAGAGGAAGAGGAGGGTCCAGGGTGAAGTTCCTTGGTAACCAAGTGTGGGAAACCTAAGCCTAGAGGCCCCACATCTCCCCACCTTGGTTATTCCCTCATTGTGCTCTGAAAACATTCATTCCACTAGTCCTGCAGTTTCAGTTGAGAATCCAGAATTCTTTACCCCTTGGTCACACCTGAGACTGGAAGACATTGGCCTCAGATCCTTGGCTGGAATCTAGATTCATGGCTTTCTTCCTGTCTGCACTTGATCAGCCTAGAACCCCCAGGTCTGGATTCTcacctggttttgtttgtttttgtttttgtgtgatcttggggtttgaactcagggcctcatgcttgctaggcaggtactctaccacttgagcccctcctgcagcccttttttgcattgggtactTTTGAGGTAGGGCCTCaagaattattttcctgggctggcttctgtgatccttctgatctctgcctcctgagtagctaggattacaggtgtgagccaccactgcccaacttgacctaagtttttctttttgttttgagtgcactggggtttgaactcagggcctcatgctttccaggcaggtactcttactgtttgagacactccaccagcttgACCTCAGTTTCTTAAGTAGGGCTGAACCTCTGAACCTCCTTTGGGAACAGGGAGAGCAGAGACAGAATGAGTGCTCAGAGCCCCCTGGTTTGGAGTCTGCAGCTAAAAGACCTTAGTGTGCTGTACAGGACCAGGAGGGGCCCACTGACAGAAGCATGGCCACTGAGTGAGGGGAACTTCATGTCAAGGAGGAGACACTGGATTCTTATTTTAGGGCCCCAGACTTGCAGAAGGAGAGGTGCTTCCAAACCACAGACCACCACAGAGTTTCCTGGACTCTTTATTCCTCTTCTCCATGCCCTGCCCCACCACCCGTATTCGTCTTCTGGTCAGTTAAGTTTCCCAGTCCTGCTTCTGTGCAGAGAAGGCCTCAAGACTGAGGTGGAAGGTGGTGGCAGTGAGTTGGCACGAGCTCTGCTCTCTTGCACCTGCCGCTTCAGCTCCAGGCTGTCATATACATGGTAGTTGGCATTGCCACCTGGATTCCTACTGAGTGGGATGAAGGTGGTTGGGGGTGGGTTGGAATCAGCAGCCTGGACATCAGGCAGGGGCTGGGAGGAGTGAGGGAGCAAGGCTGAACTGGCAGCTGGAGCCCGCTGGCATGAGACCTCGCCCAATGCCGtgagggaggtggaggtggtCAGAGGGTGCCTAGTGGGCAGAGTGTCAGCCCAGTCTGCTGCTCTACGGCGCAAATCATGAGAATCCGGAGAGCTATAACCCAAGTGTCCTACGGATGGGTGCGGGCTGCGGCTGGGCTGGCTGTAAGCATGGCCTGGGAGACCCCGCTGGTGAGACTGTGTGGAGCTGTGTTCACGGTGGCTCTGGGATTCAAACCTGGGATTTCGGGACACAAAGGCAGGGGAGGGTTCACAGTCCTCCATACCACGCCGCGGTCGCTGATCCCAGGCATCATGGAGAATCTGGCCCCCTGAAGAGTAAGGGCTGTGGCCCCCAGGGGCCCAGGTAGGGTTGGCGGGGAGCCGGCGGGGAGGTACTGGAGATGAAGCCCACGGTTCAGTCTCCACATTGCCCCAATTTCGGGACTGTGAGCAATGGGGTAAGTAGGAATGCAGCCTCAGCTCTGACTTGGCCTCCACACGCTTGGGCAAGCGGCGCAGCTCTGGTGACAGGTAAAGAGAGGGTGGTGGCAGGCTGGCCAGGATTCCACCTTGCCGGCCCCACAGCCCCACATTGGAGGGCAGACCCATTTGCTGATAGAATCCACCCCAACCCTTACGTAGGTACTTGGGAGTTGGGAAGGACAGCTCATTCTCCCCCAGGCAGGAATCCCTGTCCTCCAGGTCAAAAAAGGGCGCTGGTCGCATCTGTGATGTCTTGCGGCTGTGATGTTGGTTACGAAAGACTGGGCGGCCATGAGAGAATTTTCTGGGGTTCTTTGTCCTCTGCTGGTGGCTGCAGGGGCGACGGCGGCGACCTTGGTGGCGGTGGCTGTGACTGTGACTACAGCCATTGCGGTGATGGTAACAGGAAGAAGAGGAGTAGCGTGTGGGTTGGGCCATCACCTGTACAGGATCCAGTGTGCAGTGGATGTGGACATCCTGGACCTTGGCTGGGGGATCTTTAGGGGCGCACTCACTAGCCTGGGCTTCATCTGGGGGAGACAATAGTCCATGAAGTCAGGGCAATTACAGAAGAATTCAGTGTTGAGAACAGTGGGGCCTGGTTTTCTAGGGCCGCAGTGGTAGTGGTGGGAAGATGCTCAACTCTTTAGCTGCAATACTTACTTTTCTGATTCATCCAGTGGGTCATCTTGTCTAAGGCATTCTGAAACCCATTCCACATCTGGGGGTGATGGGAGAGATGGGAGTGAAGGCCAGGTTCTCCAACCCCGCCCTGCCCCCGGCTAGACCACTCCTGAAGGTGGAGTTGCAAGCTGTAGCTGGCTCCCCTGCTCAACCCTCTTCACCCCAGGGGTCCATAGCCATCACTGACCACAGTTGCCACATTGATGCTAATGTTCACAAGAACAATAAGGCTCAGCAGCAGGAACAGGATGTCCTCAGCATCCTGGGGGCTTTCTTGGTATTGATTACAACACCCCAGGGTGTCATGCCATAGTTGGTTTTCCATGGTGGGGGGGGTCCTAGGGCCACCtgggccacccccacccccccaccccacctggcCCTGACCCACACTGCCCTCAGGCCAGTACCTGGAGATACCTACTAGCTGGTGAGGGAGTCAGGTCATAATGACACAAATTGGGGAGAGTCATAATGCAGAAGTAGCAGCTCTTTTATCCTCTCTGCTGGCCCTTTACACAGCCATCTCAACCCTTGGCTTCTACTTGATAGAACCTGGTCCCCAGATGCACCAGAGTTCAATTCATTGCTCTGTCTCCATGAGACTTGCTTAACCCCACACCTGGTTCTTGATCTGAAAATATGGCAGCTACAGTCTTGAAACAGTCTTTACGGGGACTGGATCATCCACAAAGGATTTCCatctcattgttcttttgagacatGCCTACTGTGAGACCAGCAGCCACAGGGACTGAGAAAATGGATGACAACAAGAGTCTCCTCTTGCTGTATATCTcctttgggattataggcatgcacagtcggtgcatgcctataatcccagcccttgggaggctgaggcaggaggatggcaagttccaggccagtgagactctcaaaaaaaaaaaagctcctctCTAGGGTTATCTTGCTGTATTAATTTTTCCATCTCCTGACCATTTCCATATCACATTTCCTCTAGTACACATCCCTGCTCAGCGCTTCCTGACCAGGGATTGCAGTTCTAGGTTTTGATGGTCCCTGAGCCCATTGGTTACTTTGCTTCAGAGTCAGACAGCTTTCTACCTTGCTGAGGTTGCTGCTTCTGCCATAACCTGCCCCAACTATGGGCTTGTTTCTCTTCTTCCAACCCAGCTGTCTTTCTACTGACCCACCCCTACTACAAGTTGAAAACCTGGTGGCTGCCATGAAATGTGATGGTATAGGCCTGTAAAACCAGCATGTGggagctgaggtaggaggatctggagttccaggctagcctggactgtaggagaaaccctgtctcaaaaaacaaaacaaaacaaaacccaaaaccacaCATGAAGTTAATAAAGCATAAAATAGATGTAATTGTTGACATGACAGAAGGAGTCTTTCTTGTAAACTAGGTTCATCACTGGAGTCTGTGAAAGTGGCACCCTGAGCATGGCAAGTCATTTTTTACACAATAAACTACTCCATAAAAATGGAGgacaagccgggcaccagtggctcatgcctataatcctagccactcaggaggtagagatcaggaggatcgaggttcaaagccagcacaggcaaatagttcttgagaccctatttggaaaaaacccaacataaaaaaagagctggtggaatggctcaaggtgtagaccttgagtttaaaccccagtaccacaaaaaaaaaaaaaaaaaaaaaggacaaaccaGTGAGTATTTCCAATTAAGCCTCCAACACAATAGCT is a window from the Castor canadensis chromosome 11, mCasCan1.hap1v2, whole genome shotgun sequence genome containing:
- the Spem2 gene encoding uncharacterized protein SPEM2 isoform X1, which gives rise to MENQLWHDTLGCCNQYQESPQDAEDILFLLLSLIVLVNISINVATVMWNGFQNALDKMTHWMNQKSKYSQASECAPKDPPAKVQDVHIHCTLDPVQVMAQPTRYSSSSCYHHRNGCSHSHSHRHQGRRRRPCSHQQRTKNPRKFSHGRPVFRNQHHSRKTSQMRPAPFFDLEDRDSCLGENELSFPTPKYLRKGWGGFYQQMGLPSNVGLWGRQGGILASLPPPSLYLSPELRRLPKRVEAKSELRLHSYLPHCSQSRNWGNVETEPWASSPVPPRRLPANPTWAPGGHSPYSSGGQILHDAWDQRPRRGMEDCEPSPAFVSRNPRFESQSHREHSSTQSHQRGLPGHAYSQPSRSPHPSVGHLGYSSPDSHDLRRRAADWADTLPTRHPLTTSTSLTALGEVSCQRAPAASSALLPHSSQPLPDVQAADSNPPPTTFIPLSRNPGGNANYHVYDSLELKRQVQESRARANSLPPPSTSVLRPSLHRSRTGKLN
- the Spem2 gene encoding uncharacterized protein SPEM2 isoform X2 gives rise to the protein MENQLWHDTLGCCNQYQESPQDAEDILFLLLSLIVLVNISINVATVMWNGFQNALDKMTHWMNQKNEAQASECAPKDPPAKVQDVHIHCTLDPVQVMAQPTRYSSSSCYHHRNGCSHSHSHRHQGRRRRPCSHQQRTKNPRKFSHGRPVFRNQHHSRKTSQMRPAPFFDLEDRDSCLGENELSFPTPKYLRKGWGGFYQQMGLPSNVGLWGRQGGILASLPPPSLYLSPELRRLPKRVEAKSELRLHSYLPHCSQSRNWGNVETEPWASSPVPPRRLPANPTWAPGGHSPYSSGGQILHDAWDQRPRRGMEDCEPSPAFVSRNPRFESQSHREHSSTQSHQRGLPGHAYSQPSRSPHPSVGHLGYSSPDSHDLRRRAADWADTLPTRHPLTTSTSLTALGEVSCQRAPAASSALLPHSSQPLPDVQAADSNPPPTTFIPLSRNPGGNANYHVYDSLELKRQVQESRARANSLPPPSTSVLRPSLHRSRTGKLN
- the Spem3 gene encoding LOW QUALITY PROTEIN: uncharacterized protein SPEM3 (The sequence of the model RefSeq protein was modified relative to this genomic sequence to represent the inferred CDS: deleted 1 base in 1 codon) — encoded protein: MGERAYHGAQVCSGTNLRKCQDLGDSILLILGSFILLNVGINVVTLLWRHLKSSLRILFHNFFPKDKQPSGLGSQPVCMHCTVDPKNRCSRVSSRFHHRPNFLLGHANHLDSWIPDTNDEKVSRCCWMPPHCGHAGAPMEVPWGLWKEGIMGAGEAPQGQTSFLSRPEISAQFLKMSKLDMIPFYLPQDSKTKAPDYDPVRDRAQAQTHSSAHIPEKPPTKSQTHTPEHMHSQAQGLEHSSAHPPAAHDPVLTPAPILDHSDAPIPAHASPPTPAHAPAPTLTHDPTPSLAPVLTPSQALAPTPPHAPTPSPSLAPVLTPSQASTPTPPHAPTPSPSLAPVLTPSQASTPTPPHAPTPSPSLAPVLTPSHASAPTPPNALTPSPSLAQVLTSSHASAPTPPHAPTPSPSLAPVLTPSHASAPTLAYSPVPTPAHASAQAQTHTPVPLPVQVLAHSPEHSYSQTYNPEHTSTHPPAQAPAYPPAHSQGHDPVYTSAQTRTHSQDQVPEQTSAQVPDTPAHSHPHTVVFAPTSALAPPSTFVQVPPPVLASTPAPSPVCIPTSAPSLVMAMTTTSPSAPVPATTLNPIPTPVPSTLAAFGPSLSTGHVVYDARRVKQNIFHKYNTQNSSYSRNDLHIFSRHQEGQGLVSSGTSEKTSKQHGKDSTEPPSRSILGYLELGNMEWKISDDVKDKFFQPKTFPYCSFHPCSSARKNTDAQAPVYPKFLVYTQDAAPSKPCFHSPNIAQSSSSTLPSPCTLSLPLVPPRTFVFPQSSNHQKPSNLTEAPTFLPASKSSPFFLPSDLPIPSQFSTISQSLIQPQCSESQGFIQDPSLQKTPCLSKNSRVPRNPGLSQNLGLHKDPGLIQDPGLHNNPGLAQNLGLQKFPGLTQDPYLCKNLSLSQDSGLQENPVITQDTGPPQSPVPTQDAGVYRSPCLTQPADLHKNIPFTQSSDFQRSLGFMQDSEVYRSVELNQDTTVNKNQDLSQETNQKRPGPPQDSGGYKSTDNVQDPIVYRSPDLTQDSRPQNSCLTQDSEVNMSSEHTQESGNHNIPRLVQTSCLHKSTGITRDSGDYKNLGLTHDSGVYKIPGLTQVSDCHKSPGLTQGTEAEKRLNLTQDVGVYRSPEYSQDPNLHKCPGINLDPDLHKDTALAQDSGLPKNLGLAQEADLHKDSCLISDPDLRKNPSLVQDTNSVRVSGPLHTLKPTSSLMKPFVYEMASQKEDVQQHASWTSVPINQNLCPSKAQMISSDLQTFSEIPVIIELQPSSWRAGSQDWVYHPVDTALLACQNYRQMSMPPKTNWRPHCPGQGTRAGHVVFDARQKQFTVNRDKCEALFPRRLRQEAPSNSGRPLRSAGIRM